The window AAGCTCGACGCGAGGAATGCGACGAATCCTGCGACCAGGACGAAGGAAATCATTCCGCGATCCATCATCTTCTTGCCTGGTTCTCGCGGCGGTCGTTCCATCACGCCCTTGCTTGGTGGGTCGACACCAAGGGCCAGGGCCGGGAATCCATCCGTGGCGAGGTTCAGCCAGAGGATCTGTATGGGTGTGATTGGTAGAGGTAATCCTAACATGATTATTGTAAAGATTAGAAAAATCTCGTCGAAATTGGCCGCTAATAGGAAGCGGACAAATTTCTTTATGTTAGAATAGATTTCTCTACCCTTTTCAACAGCGGAGACTATCGTTGCAAAGTTGTCATCTGTAAGGACAACGTCAGAAGCCTCCCGCGTAACGTCGGCGCCTCTGATACCCATAGCAACTCCGACATCGGCCTGCTTCACAGCAGGAGCGTCGTTGACACCGTCACCGGTCATAGCAACGACTTCGTCAGAATTCCTAAGAGCCTGAACGATTCGCAATTTGTGTTCTGGGTCTACACGAGCATAGACATCAACATCATAGACCACTTGCTGGAATTCCTCATCAGTCATCTGTTCAATTTCGGAGCCAGTGACGACGCGGCCGCCTTCGTCAATGAGGCCGACCTCGATTGATACAGCACGGGCGGTCAAGGCGTGGTCACCGGTAATCATGATAGGGCGAATACCAGCTTCCTTGCAGACGTTCATAGCATGGAAGACTTCATCTCGTGGAGGATCAATCATACCCTGAAGTCCAACGAATATCAAACGCTGTTCTACTTCTTCAGGCTCCGAATAGTCCATATTGTCGTCAAGAGGTCTGTAGGCGAAAGCAAGGACCCTGAGGGCTTCTTCTGCGAATTCTGCGTTCATGTCGAGTATTCGCTCTTTGTCTTCCTCTGTAAGTGGGCGGACTTCGCCGTCCTCATAGATTCTGTTACACAAGGAGATGACAACTTCAGGTGCACCCTTCATGAAGGCAAACACCTTGTCTGAGTCCTTGTCGTCACATACACTGGTCATCCGTTTTCTTGCAGAGTCAAAGGAGATCTCCGTTATCTCCTTGTATTGAGCGAGTGTGTCATCGTAATTGAAACCCGCTTTCTCTGCTGCAACAAGCAGTGCTCCTTCCGTTGGGTCACCCACAACGGCCCAGTCTGCTGCACCAGAGGGATCATTTTGGAGAACGGTGTTGGAGCAGCATTGC of the Candidatus Lokiarchaeota archaeon genome contains:
- a CDS encoding HAD-IC family P-type ATPase — its product is MSEQEWYNNSADYTMEKLDTSEEGLTSEEAEQRLEKYGRNELVETGGISPLQMFLEQFADPMVIILLVAIAISVATSFFHGGEGIVDAIVISAIVIFNAIFGFVQEYRSEKALEKLKEMAAPKARIKREGLWKQIDSRDVVPGDILGLEAGDKIPADARITYAVGLGIDEAVLTGESQSVRKTEDPMNVENPSAGDIRNMVFQGTTVVAGKGRAVVTSTGMETRFGKIAEMVQESEKGMTPLQQDLDDLGKKLGALVIALCVIVFAAEIFRYGTEELIEELMAAIALAVSAIPEGLPAVVTITLAIGVQRMVDRNAIVRRLPSVETLGSTTVICSDKTGTITKNEMTVTKLYADRKVISVSGVGYNEEGDFSFEEDAYDVTSDPHTKRLLQVGQCCSNTVLQNDPSGAADWAVVGDPTEGALLVAAEKAGFNYDDTLAQYKEITEISFDSARKRMTSVCDDKDSDKVFAFMKGAPEVVISLCNRIYEDGEVRPLTEEDKERILDMNAEFAEEALRVLAFAYRPLDDNMDYSEPEEVEQRLIFVGLQGMIDPPRDEVFHAMNVCKEAGIRPIMITGDHALTARAVSIEVGLIDEGGRVVTGSEIEQMTDEEFQQVVYDVDVYARVDPEHKLRIVQALRNSDEVVAMTGDGVNDAPAVKQADVGVAMGIRGADVTREASDVVLTDDNFATIVSAVEKGREIYSNIKKFVRFLLAANFDEIFLIFTIIMLGLPLPITPIQILWLNLATDGFPALALGVDPPSKGVMERPPREPGKKMMDRGMISFVLVAGFVAFLASS